In Zingiber officinale cultivar Zhangliang chromosome 11B, Zo_v1.1, whole genome shotgun sequence, a single window of DNA contains:
- the LOC122034009 gene encoding serine/threonine-protein kinase STY13-like, with amino-acid sequence MESGDGFLDPKWLIDPRLLFVSSKIGEGGHAKVYAGKYKNQDVAIKVLHNGYGPEEMAKKEAMFMREVTVLAQIQHKNLVKFVGAVKEPVMAVVTELLVGGSLRKYLRNMKPRSLEPVVAVGFALDIAQAIECLHSHGIIHHDLKPDNLLLTTDLRTVKLVDLGLAREATQTETRTAETGTCRWMAPELYNNVTLQRGEKKHYDHKVDVYSFGMVLWEMLSNRLPFEGMSNLQAAYAAAFKNVRPSTDDLPEELALILTSCWEEDPSTRPDFGQIVQMLLRYLSIISPPQQVFPEGAMSSQNVVLSPDSPGTSSPMEAPAVKDLPVELVKKTFKLEFFHSFNRIKLVSISWYNWLNRPARTKSSNTGVSVKGTTEKK; translated from the exons ATGGAGTCTGGTGACGGGTTCCTGGATCCCAAGTGGCTTATTGAtccaaggttgctcttcgtcagCTCAAAGATTGGGGAGGGTGGCCATGCTAAAGTGTACGCGGGGAA GTACAAGAATCAAGATGTTGCTATCAAGGTTTTGCACAATGGATACGGCCCTGAGGAGATGGCGAAGAAAGAGGCAATGTTCATGAGGGAGGTGACTGTACTCGCACAAATTCAGCATAAGAATCTCGTCAAG TTCGTTGGAGCAGTGAAGGAGCCTGTGATGGCAGTGGTTACAGAGCTTCTGGTTGGAGGTTCTCTGAGAAAATACTTGAGAAACATGAAGCCAAGGAGCTTGGAGCCTGTTGTTGCTGTTGGCTTTGCACTGGATATAGCCCAAGCTATAGAGTGCTTGCATTCTCATGGGATAATTCACCATGATCTGAAGCCTG ACAACTTGTTATTGACTACAGATTTGAGAACCGTGAAACTAGTGGACCTTGGTCTGGCACGAGAAGCAACACAAACAGAGACTAGGACTGCTGAAACTGGAACATGCCGTTGGATGGCTCCAGAG TTATACAACAACGTAACATTACAGCGTGGTGAAAAGAAACATTATGATCACAAGGTGGATGTCTACAGCTTTGGAATGGTCTTATGGGAGATGCTTAGTAATCGGCTTCCATTTGAAGGCATGTCTAACCTGCAAGCTGCCTATGCAGCTGCTTTCAAG AATGTTAGGCCCAGTACAGATGACCTCCCTGAAGAGCTGGCTCTGATCTTAACTTCTTGTTGGGAGGAGGATCCAAGTACGAGACCTGACTTCGGCCAGATTGTTCAGATGCTTCTGCGATACCTATCCATTATTTCACCACCACAACAAGTGTTTCCTGAGGGAGCCATGAGTTCACAGAATGTTGTTTTATCGCCTGATTCTCCTGGAACAAGTTCGCCAATGGAAGCTCCGGCAGTCAAGGATTTGCCTGTTGAACTGGTCAAAAAAACATTTAAACTGGAATTCTTCCACAGTTTCAATCGAATCAAATTGGTCTCCATTTCCTGGTATAACTGGTTGAACCGACCAGCTCGGACCAAGTCTAGCAACACTGGTGTTAGTGTGAAAGGAACAACAGAGAAAAAATAG
- the LOC122035225 gene encoding pentatricopeptide repeat-containing protein At1g08070, chloroplastic-like, with translation MAAAAPIIPAKAAPSLPTPLAAGGNRQTLLLHRCKTVHDLRQIHGHLVKTGAAHLPSVVENLLECSALLLPDSLDYAVKVFGASPRPTTQAYNILIRAYTRNGCPYESLALLLLMLDRSARPDKHTLSCVLKACSRVFSRRCGEQVHAHALKAGFRSEEFVVNSLIHMYACCGEVGLARKLFDGMSTRGIVTWNATIAGYFKVGEWREVVELFRSMLERGVAFDKVTLISVLTACGRLGDLDLGKWIGEYVEANGLKECQNLATALVDMYAKCGEVETARKLFDEMPHPDVVAWSAMISGYTQANRSREALALFHDMQKAIVEPNEVTMVSVLSSCADLGALETGKWVHSYIKRKNFQFAVNLGTALVDFYAKCGCMDNALEVFKNMPIRNAWSWSVLIQGLASNGQGRQALEVFASMLEAKFLPTDVTFIGVLSACSHAGLVEEGQAFFDNMSKKYGISPRIEHYGCMVDLFGRAGLIEEAYWFIKSMPIEPNAIVWRTLLSACKVHKNVKFGEEALKQIVKLEPRHSGDYILLSNIYASVGRWEDAVRLRNRLKEKGIAKDPGCSLIELEGMIFEFFAEDSSHPQSKEIYDQVNEIVTKIKLAGYVANTAEARLDAEEDEKEVSVSHHSEKLAIAFGLMKSAPGTPIRVSKNLRVCTDCHSATKLISKVYEREIIVRDRNRFHHFKDGSCSCNDYW, from the coding sequence ATGGCAGCTGCGGCCCCTATCATTCCCGCCAAGGCTGCGCCGTCTCTACCGACGCCGCTCGCCGCCGGGGGCAACCGCCAGACCCTCCTTTTGCACCGATGCAAGACTGTCCACGACCTCCGTCAGATCCACGGTCACCTCGTCAAGACCGGCGCCGCGCACCTCCCTTCCGTTGTGGAGAACCTCCTCGAATGCTCCGCCCTCCTCCTTCCCGACAGCCTCGACTACGCCGTCAAGGTCTTTGGGGCATCACCTCGACCTACTACCCAAGCCTACAACATTCTCATCCGCGCCTACACCCGCAACGGCTGCCCCTACGAATCCCTCGCCCTCTTACTCCTCATGCTCGACCGCAGCGCCCGGCCCGATAAGCACACGCTCTCTTGCGTCCTCAAGGCCTGTTCCAGGGTTTTCTCGCGCCGATGCGGGGAGCAGGTCCACGCCCACGCGCTGAAGGCGGGGTTCCGCTCGGAGGAGTTTGTGGTGAATAGCTTGATCCACATGTACGCCTGCTGTGGCGAGGTCGGACTTGCGCGGAAGCTGTTCGACGGGATGTCGACGAGAGGTATAGTAACTTGGAACGCCACAATCGCTGGGTACTTCAAGGTCGGGGAATGGAGGGAGGTTGTCGAGCTCTTCCGCAGCATGCTGGAGCGGGGAGTGGCTTTCGATAAAGTCACTCTGATCAGTGTTCTGACGGCGTGCGGGAGGCTGGGGGATCTGGACTTGGGCAAATGGATAGGTGAGTATGTCGAGGCGAATGGGCTTAAAGAATGCCAAAATTTGGCCACTGCTCTGGTGGATATGTATGCCAAGTGTGGAGAGGTTGAAACAGCGAGAAAGTTGTTCGACGAAATGCCTCATCCCGATGTCGTCGCTTGGAGTGCCATGATATCAGGTTACACTCAGGCAAATCGGTCTCGCGAAGCTCTTGCTCTTTTCCATGATATGCAGAAGGCTATTGTCGAGCCCAACGAGGTGACCATGGTCAGCGTTCTTTCTTCTTGTGCAGATTTAGGTGCTCTTGAGACGGGCAAGTGGGTGCATTCTTACATCAAAAGAAAGAACTTTCAATTTGCTGTTAATCTGGGAACTGCGCTGGTGGATTTCTATGCCAAATGTGGGTGCATGGATAATGCACTCGAAGTGTTCAAAAATATGCCAATCCGTAACGCTTGGTCTTGGTCGGTGCTGATTCAGGGCCTAGCGAGTAATGGGCAGGGAAGACAGGCATTAGAGGTTTTCGCTTCGATGCTGGAAGCAAAATTTCTGCCAACTGACGTGACTTTTATCGGTGTTCTATCTGCTTGCAGCCATGCAGGCCTAGTTGAGGAGGGTCAGGCTTTTTTTGATAACATGAGCAAAAAGTATGGTATTAGTCCTAGGATTGAGCACTATGGTTGCATGGTTGATCTCTTTGGGCGAGCTGGCTTGATTGAAGAGGCATATTGGTTTATCAAGAGCATGCCCATTGAACCAAATGCCATTGTCTGGAGAACATTGTTGTCTGCCTGTAAAGTTCACAAAAATGTGAAGTTTGGCGAAGAAGCATTGAAACAAATCGTTAAGTTAGAGCCAAGGCATAGTGGTGACTACATACTTCTTTCAAATATTTATGCATCCGTTGGTAGATGGGAGGATGCAGTAAGATTGAGGAACCGACTGAAAGAGAAGGGAATTGCAAAAGATCCAGGATGTAGTTTGATTGAATTGGAAGGCATGATCTTTGAGTTTTTCGCCGAAGACAGTTCTCATCCTCAATCAAAAGAGATATACGACCAAGTCAATGAGATAGTAACAAAGATTAAGCTGGCTGGCTATGTGGCAAACACGGCAGAGGCTCGGTTAGATGCAGAGGAGGATGAGAAAGAAGTCTCAGTTTCCCACCATAGTGAGAAATTGGCAATTGCCTTTGGACTAATGAAATCTGCTCCTGGAACTCCCATTAGAGTGTCAAAGAATCTCAGAGTATGCACTGATTGCCACTCAGCAACTAAGCTGATCTCGAAGGTCTATGAGAGGGAAATCATTGTAAGGGACCGTAATAGATTCCATCACTTCAAAGATGGATCTTGTTCGTGCAATGATTATTGGTAA